TAGTAGTGGTTCGCGAATCCGGCGTCGAGTTCGCCGTCAGCGACCGCTTGGGAGACCGCATACTCGTCGGGGTAGGATTCGATCCCACTGTCGACGATTCCCTGCAGCCACTCGCGGGTGGCTTCGTCGCCTTCGAGCTGGCGCATCGCGGTGACGAACCCCTGACAGGAAGGGTAGGACGGTGCCCACCCCATATCGCCCTCGAAGTCGGGGAACGCCATCACGTTGGAGGGGATCTCCGAGGCGCTGTAGGCGTCGGTGTTGAACGGCACCGACCGGGCGCGGCCGGAGATACCGGTCCACTGCTCGGTGTGGAACTCATCGCGCACCAGATCGGTGATCTCCGAGGACAGCGCCTGCGTCCGGCCCGCATCAGCGAGCGCGCCGAGGCCGCCGGAGTCGACGGTGTAGAACACGTCGGCGGGCGTCCCTTCGCCCTCCGTTTCGATCTGGGTGACCAGATCGCTGCCGCTGCCGTAGCGGGGGACCGGATCGAAATCCGGGTAGGTATCGTCAAAAAACGAGATCAGCTCGCCGACGAGGAACTCGCCGCGGCCGGAGTAGATCGTCAGTTCGCCCTCAAGATCCGGCATCTCGGCTATCGGCGTCCCGCCGGGGGCATCCCGCCCCTCGCGACCCGAGCCGATCTGGCCGACCGAGGAGTCGACTGTCTCCTCGTTGTCGGCCCCACCGAAGAGGCCAGTACATCCTGCAAGTGTCACCGAACCAATCGCCGCCGATCCGGCAAGGAATCGTCGACGGTTGGATCGTCCAAACGAATCGTGTTGGTTGCTCATGTTTTTAGGCTAGCCTAAAACAACTTATACCCGTCGGTTCGCTGCTGGTTCGGCGGCCTGCTCGATGCCTTCGAGGCAGTCGAGCCAATCGCCCATGAACTCGCCGATGTAGTTGAAGAAGTCACCGTTGTTGTACTCCGACCAGTCGCCGTCTGCGAGTTCCTCGGCCATCGCCGCGAAAATGCGGGCGTAGGGGTCGTCGGCATCCGAGAGGTCGGGGTCGACCTCGTCGACGATCTCCCAGAGGTGTTCGTTGAGTTCGAGGCCAGGGACCTCGTTGTTGAGGTCGTCGAAGGTGCTTCGTGGGGCCTTGTTGTGCTCACACAGCGGGAGGCCGTTGTAGATCTGCTTGTCGAGGATGTCGCAAGCACGCTTGAGGAACACGCCCGACCAGATGTCGTCGAACCGGCCGACGTCCCACTCGTTTTCGTCCATCGGGAGTTGGTAGAACGCCGGAATCACTTCACGCTCGAAGGCGAGATTCATCGAGCAAACAGTCAGATAGTTGTCCTCGGCAGCGACGAAATCGCCCTCGAAATCCTCTCGCGTGGTTCGGGTCTGAGCCTGTCCCTGCAGGTCGCCGTCCATCAGAATCCGGACCGCATCGAGATCGGGCACGTTGGTCCACAGCCCCTGCGAGGCGACGATGTTGTCGACCTCGGTCGTCTCGGTCTCAACGCTCTCGTGCATCGCCGAGTAGGGGTAGCCACGCGGGTAGAGATCGTGTTCCTCGGCGTTCTGGTAGAGGACGTTGACCCACTGCTCGTCCGAGGAAACCGATTCGATCTCGCCCTCGAAGTCGAGATTCTCCATGTGGGTTCCGAAGAAGTCCTCGTCGTGAGGCAGGGTGTCGTCGTCGATAAAGAAACCGTAGTCGTAGTCGCCGGCCCACATGTAGAGCAGGCCGAAACTCGTCTCGGCGTGGCTGGCCGCGGGGACGATGTGGCTGTACTCCGAAACGTCGTGGGCCTCGAACCACTCCTCTCGGCGCGAGCCGTCGAAGACTTCGCCGTCGACGCCCTCCTCGTCCAACATCGCCTGCATCTCGTCGGTGTCACAGAAATCTTCGGTGATGAGGACGACGTGAAGCCGCGAGAGGTCGAAGTCGTGATCGCGGGCGTTCTGGAAGTACGACCGCATGCATTCGTACTCCCGGATCGTCGGCACCATAACGCAAATGTCCTGACTCATTTCAGTATCTGATTCTTTTTAGGCTATCCTAAAATATTGTCGGTCTCGGCCGAATCGGCTACTGCGTGGCTGCTGCCACGAGATTACTGAGCAGCCTCCGCGGCGGTCCCCTGTTGGGCGGCCTCCGTCGGCGAGACGCCCAGCAGGGTGATCGCTGCGGCCCCGCCGACGAGCGTAACTCCGTTTTTAAGCGCGTGGTCGACGACGGCAGCGGCGAGCGCGGTTGGCGCGCCGATTGGTGTGAGCGCGACGACCAAGGCGGTAAAGGCGGCCTCGTAGAGGCCGATGCCGCCCTGTGAGAGCGGCAGAACCTTGGCGAGATTGCCGACGCTCACCGCGAGCGTCCCGACCGCAAGCAGAGGGCCAAGGGCCAGACCGCTGTCGAGAGCCGCGAGCACGAGAATCGCAGTGCCAACGTCCAGCGACCAGATCAGGAGGCTTCCGGCTCCGATGACGCTTATCGCGCGTGGGTTCCGGGCGACGACCGCGATATCACCGGCGAAACTGGCGATGGCTGCAACCGGTTTCCGAAGTTGCGGAAACTGGTCGACAACGCTCGCGGCAATCGAGCCGGGTCGACGGCCCGAACGTGCGACCAGCACCGTCGAGACGCCGACAACGAGGGTGATCGCAGTCACGCCACCGGCGGCGAGGAGCGCGGTTCTGGCCCCGTCGGCTTCAGCGACCAGTTCCAGCGGGCCAGCGACGCCGCCGAGGGCGAGCCACGCGAGGGTGACCCCACCGAGCACCGCAATCGAGGCGAGATCGAAGACGCGTTCGATGGCCAACGACGCGAAGCCAGCGGGGTACGGCACCTCCCGGCGGGCGTGCAGGATGTAGGCCCGAACCGAATCACCGGCCCGCGCCGGAAGCACGAGGTTCGCCGTCTGGCTTATAAAGACCGCAAGGGTGAGAAACGTCGACCCCAGCGGATAGCCAGTGGTCGACAGCACCTCGCCGTACCGCTTGCCCCGAAGCGGCCACGAGAGGGTATAGAGGCCGACAGCGGCCGCAAGCAGCCACGGGTCGGTCCGAGCGACAATCGTGAGCACCGCGTCGACGTCGACGTCCCGAAGCGCGACGAGCAGGCCAGCAAAAATGAGCACTGTCCCCCCGATTGTGAGATGGCGTCGGGTCACCAAGGCTCGAAGGCCGTCTGTCCACCGACCGCCGGAGCGAGTCATACACGTTCGGTTCGTACAGAGATATTTAAGCCCACCTAAAACTCGATCAGGAGTCGGTTTCGAGACGGCTACCTGTAGAATCGTGAAACACAGGACTGTGCAATACTGGTTAGCAGAGTTCGTCGATCAGTTCGCGTGTCGACCGTCGAACCGCCGCGTCACTGCTGAGGGTTGGCTCCCAGCCGAGCGCCGAGAGTTTCTCGATGGACAGGCGCATCTTCGGCACGTCGCCGGTCCAGCCGCGGTCGCCGCCGGTATACTCGTAGTCGGGGTCGAGGTCCATTTCGTCGGCGACGATAGCGGCGATTCGGTCGACCGAGGTCGTCGTTCGCGTCCCGAGGTTGTAGCTGTTGACCGCGTCGGTCGCGTTAGCGACGATATGCAGCATGGCGTCGACGCAGTCGGTGATGTGGAGATAGGATTTTTCCTGTCGACCGTCGCCGAGAATAGTGAGGGTATCAGGGTTCTCGGTGAGTTTCTCGATGAAGTCCGGGATGACTGCGCCGCGGAGACCGGGTCCGACGACGTTGGCGAATCGGAAGTTCCAGACCGTGAGGTCGTGGCTGTGAGCGCGTGCCGACAGCAGCCCCTCGTCGGCGAGTTTGCCCGCACCGTAGGCGCTGATCGGTTCGAGCGGGGCGTAATCCTCGGGTGTGGGTCGCGGAGCCTCGCCGTAGACGGTCGACGAGGAGGTGTAGGCGATCTGGGTCACATCCGCGTCGGCCATCGCCTCCAAGAGGTTCAGCGTCATTTTGGTGTTGTCCTCGAACTGGCCGTGGGGGCGGTCGGTGTTGACGAGTTTCGACGCCGCGAGGTGGAACACGAGGTCGATGTCGTCGAGGACGCCATCGAGGGCGTCGGGGTCGGTGAGGTCGGCCTCGACGAAGCGCGCGTCGTCGGCAACGCGGTCCCGCGAGCCGGTCGAGCAGTTGTCGACGACGGTTACGGCCGCGCCGTCTGCGAGGAGTCGGTCGACGAGATGTGAGCCGACGAAGCCTGCGCCGCCGGTGACGAGGATTCGCTGATCCGAAATGTCCATGCGCTGTAGAATCGATGGCCAGTAATTAACGGTTTGGCTCTGCGTCGACGAGTCGTTCAGCGATGCCAATAAGCGTCTGTCCGGCCGTGACAGTTGCTTCGCGGGCAATCGAGTAGACGATTCCCTCGCGGTCGGCGGTTGCGTCCTGCAGTGACTCGTAGCTCGTCGGGTCGTACACGGTCCCCAGCCGGTCGCCTTCGTCGACTGCCATGCCGAGGTCGACACCCTCCGCGACGACGAACAGCCCGGAGTCGGTGGCTCGCACCCGGCCGAGATGGTTTGTCGCCCGAGTGCCGTCCCACGGTTCGGGCTCGCCGTCGAGTAGGTCGAGGTGTCGACAGAGGTCGACTAAACCGCGGAGTCCGGCCGCAATCGCCTCCCCGTCTAACTGCTTGTTCGAGCCGAGTTCCGGCGTAATTGCGGGGATTCCCTCGCGGGTTGCGGCCACCCGGAGCTTGCGGCCGAAGTTTCGGTCGTTCCACTCCGCGTCGGCGTCGTCTCCGGCGGCTTCGGCCAGCAGCACGTTGGTCCCGAAGGCTTCGGCCAGCTGGCGGGCATCGTCGTTTCCGCGAAGGTAGACGGTGTGAGTCAGCATCTCGGGACTCCCGGTGTGGAGGTCGACGATGGCGTCGGCCTCCTCGGCCTCCGCCCAGAGCCGGGCGGCCATTCGCTCGTGGACCGTCCCCTCGGGATCGCCCGGCCAACACCGGTTCATGTTCGGATGCGCCGAATCGATGGGTTCGGGCGTGGTGTAGGAAACCCGGTCGAATGTGAGGGGGTCCGCAAGCGGGACCGCAATCAGAGTGCCGTCGAGGGCGGTGTGGTCGACAGCGCCGGGAAGGTGGGCGGACTCGTCGCTGGTGAGACCGACGTGGAGTCGACGGAGGAGTTCGGTGCCGTTGATCTCCCGGCCGTGTTGGGCCGCCTGCACGTAGAGGGTGGGGCCGTCGCCAGTACCGTACCGGTGGACGGTGGTCTCGATCCGAACGCCGGAGGGGAGCCGGGCCAGCGTGGTCCGTTCGGCAGTGTGCATACACTTACCACAACCTATGGCCTTGTAGCAGTGAGGGATGGTCGACCGGTTTTATTGGGTCGGATCACGCGGTAGGCCGTATGCCGATTGAAACGCGTGACCACGCCCATCTCATCACGCACGCCTTGGCGAAAGACACGCTGTCGACGCTGCGGTCGGTCGAAACCGAGCAGGTCGATTTTCGAAAAGGACTGATACAACTCGGTCGACTCTGTGGCTACGAAATCATCGACGGCGCGATGGACACCGAGTTCGTCCCAATCGAAACCCCGCTGGCCGAGACCACCGGCGAACGCGTCAAAGGACTCGATGACGTCGTCATCATCAATGTCCTCCGAGCGGCAACCCCGTTTGTCGAAGGACTGCTCAAAGCGTTCCCCAGCGCCAAGCAGGGCGTCATCTCGGCCAGCCGCGACGAGAGCGCCGGAATGGACGACGACGGCGAGTTCCCGATCACCGTCGACTACGTCAAACTCCCCGAAATCACGAGCGACGACACCGTGATCGTCGCCGATCCCATGCTGGCGACCGGCTCGACGATCTGTGCGGTGCTCGACTACGTTCTCGAAGCGACCGACAGCTACGAGAACCTGTTTGTCCTCTCGGCGGTGTCGGCCCCGCCCGGGCTGGTGCGCGTCGACGAAACGTTCCCCGAGGTCGATATCCTCACTGTCGCTATCGACGACCGACTCAACGACGACGGCTTTATCATCCCTGGACTGGGCGATGCTGGCGACCGAACCTTCGGCACTACCTAATCAGTCCAACTCGACCCGCCCGCTGGTCGCATTTAACAGGCGTTCCCGGAGTTCGGCCGACTCGGTAACGGGCACCCGAACCGCGAAACTGGCCTGCTCGTCGTAGCTCGCCTCGAACTCGGCGGCGGTCGACTCCAGAATGCCGCGAACCGTCCCCGAATCGTCGTAGTCGACGCTAGCTTCAAACCGCTCGTGTGGCACCTGCTCGACGATGCCCGCGTCGTCGACGGCCTGCTTGACTGCCCCGGAGTAGGCACGTGCTAATCCGCCGACACCGAGATTAGTACCGCCATAATACCGCGTGACGACGGCGACGAGGTTCTGGAGTTCCTGTTGGACGAGCACGTTGAGTGCCGGTTTGCCCGACGAGCCGCTGGGCTCGCCGTCGTCGCTACACCACTCTCGGAGCATCACATCGCCGAGCTGGTCGGCCGAGACCTCACCTGCCGGAACGCGGTAGACCGGAACGTGGTGGGTCGCATCGGGGTAGGTCGACTCGACCTCCGCGATGACGGCCTCGGCCTCGTCGACGGTGTCGACCGGGGCGACGAGAGCGATAAACTCCGAGCCGTGGCGGTCGAGCGTGGCTTCGCCGCGGCCGGAAACGGTACGAAACGTTGCTGTCACGCCACGAGGTAGGATGTGGCGGCAGTAAGTGGTGTCGGTCAGCCCGATCCATATCGGTCGGGATGATGCAGATAGTAGAGCACAGCAAACGCCGCCACCCCCACGAGTTCGACGGTCTTCGAGACAAGCGCAAGCGGATCACCGGTAAGCGCCGTGAGTAATGGGTCACTAATCCAGAGTAAATAGCCACTAAACAGCGCTAGCAGCGTTCCCCCGCCAAGCGCGCTGAGTCGACGGTAGCGGTGGCCCCGAAACAGTGCCACAGCGACAGCGACCAACAGGAGCGCGACGGGGACAAAAAGAAATGGTCGACTGTCGGCAACGGGATTCAAAAGGAGCGACAACGAGAATCGCGGGATGGCCCAGATGAGATGGATCGCCGCGACAACGAGGGCTGCCTGAATCGCAACCAGTCGACACAGTCGCTCGATGGCCTGCATATTAAAACTCGATCCGGCGGACGAAGGGGAGTTCACGGATCTCCAACAGGAGGTCGCCGGGGAGTTCCTCGTCGGTGATGACGTGGAGCCGTGGCTCGTCGGTGAACTCGGGGTCCTCGCTGATGATCTGGCGAATCGTGATCTCGTAGTCAGCGATTAACCCGGTGACGGTGGCGACGATTCCCGACTCGTCGGCGGCGTCGACCTCGACTGTCATCACCGTCAAATCGAGGACGGGTGCGAGATCCCGTAGGCTCGGAATCGCCGAAATGTTGGTGAAGATACGCTGGAGTTCGGGGTCCGAAAGGATGACATCTGTAGTGGAGTCGACCACGCGGCGGTCGACGTCGATCTCGCGGGCGATCCCGGTGTAGGGGATCTCGATTCCGCCGGAGACGACCCGGCCCTCTTCGTTGACCGAGAAGCCACGCTCAAGCAGGAGGCGGATCACCGCCTGCTGGCTCGGGCTGCCCTCGAACTTCTCCATGATTTCGTCAAACATGGCTGGCTCCTGTGGCTGATCGGTCGTGAGGTCGGCTCACAGCTCGCCTTTCGTGCTCGGGGTGTCGCTTCGCCGCTCGTCGACCTGTGTGGCGTCGTCGAGCGCGCGGGCCAGTGACTTAAATAGGGCCTCGACTTCGTGGTGGGCGTTATCGCCCGAGACGATCTCGGCGTGGAGTGTCAGCCCGGCGTTGAGCGCCAGCGACTCGGCGAAGTGGCGGGCCATATCGCTCGTGAAGTCGCCGATCTGGTCCTGCGAAAAGTCGCCGTCGAAGACGAAGTAGGGTCGACCACTGACGTCGACGACGACCGAGGCCACCGCTTCGTCGAGTGGGACCCGGCGGTCGGCATACCGGACGATGCCGCGTTTGTCGCCCAGCGCCTCGTTGAGTGCTTCGCCAAGGGTGATGCCCACGTCCTCGACGGTGTGGTGGTCGTCGATTTCCAGGTCACCATCGCAGCGGACGGTGAGATCGAAGAGGCCGTGTTTGGCCAGTGCGGTCAGCATGTGGTCGAAAAAGCCGATCCCGGTGTCGACGGTCGACTCGCCGTCGCCGTCGAGATCCAGCGTCACCTCGATTGTGGTCTCGCCTGTCTCGCGGCTGACCGCTGCCGCCCGTGATGTCTCGCTCATAGCTGCACTCACACACGCGGGGAATATGGTGGTTGCGCTGTTATTGTCCGTTCGGTGCCGTCGGTCGACTCGTTTCGAGAGATGTCATCGGGACCGCTAGGTTTCGCTTACGGCGACCTCATACGTCTTATTCTGGTATCTCACGGCTCCACCGTCGTACCACACGGATGCATTGGTGTCGTCAGGTATCTCCGTTATGTTCAGATCGTCGGCGATCGCCCGCTCGAAGACCGTCTGCTGGTCGGCCGTGAGGTTCTCGTATCCGATCACAGATCCGTCCACAGCCGACGAGTTATCGATCCGCTCAGCGTGGAGAAACGCCGCAGCGGTTCGGTCAGGGGTCGTCGCGTCGTCCCAAACGGCGATCAGACCACCCCCCGCGATGACGGCACCGAAAACGAGTGCGATCAGCAAGAGCCGTTTCATTGATAGGTCGTATTCGGAACGAATACTTATAATCCCGGACCGGTCTTACAGGTACTATAGAATCGTCTCGGGGAACTACTCGGAAACGGCCTCGATCGCCGCATCCAGCCTAAAGGCCCCCTCATAAAGCGCGGTCCCGACGACGACCGCCGCCGCGCCAGCCTCCTGCAGAGCCAGTACGTCGTTGACCGACGCTACCCCCCCGCTGGCGACCACCGGGATGTCGACGGCCTCACACACCCGACTCACTAACTCCGTATTGACGCCCTCTAGCTGCCCTTCAACGTCGACATCGGTAAACAGGATCGCGCCCGCGCCGAGGTCCTCGTAGCGCCCGGCGGCCTCCGCGGGGTCGAGACCGGTCGACTCGGTCCACCCCGAGACGACGACCTCGCCGCCCTTCGCATCGAGGCTGACCATCACGCTTCCCGGATACCGCTCGGATATTTCGGCGACGATTTCGGGGGTTTCGACCGCTGCGGTGCCCAGAATCACGCGGTCGACGCCCATATCGAGGAGTTCAAAGGCGTCCTCGGCCGTTCGAATGCCGCCGCCGATCTGGAGGTCGGCGTCGGTCGACTCGATAATCGTCTCGAAAGCGTCGGCGTTGACGCGCTCGCCTTCGAAGGCGCCGTCGAGGTCGACCAGATGAAGCGTCTCGGCACCCTGCTGGATCCACTGGTCGGCGGCGGCCTGTGGCTCGCCGTACTGTTTTTCAGTGCCACGCTCGCCCGCGACGAGTTGGACGACGCCGCCGTCTTGGACGTCGACGGCCGGAATAACCTCAAACGTCGGAAACGGATCTGTCATAGCGTGTGGTTCGAGGGGCGAGTGATAAAACGCGACGATTGCAGTCGGAAGGCGACGGCCGCGCTCAGATAGCGAGGACGACGCTGACGACCTCACGGGTGAAGATCGCAGTCAGACAACCGAGCCACGTCAGCATGACGAAATGGATGTAGGCGGTCGCCTTGTTCCCGCCATCGATGGTCCGGATCATGATTGCCGACAGCGCCGCGTTGAACAGAATGACGAGCAGGAGCAAATACTCGATAAGCGGGATGTTGTAGGCCCCCGGATGGATGATCTGGCCGATGTTGAACTGTGAGACTTCGAGCGTCGTCGAGAAATCCGCGAGGATGTTGACGACTTCGAGACCGATGAAAAAGGCAAACGTTGCGGCGGCAGTAATCCCGTACAGCAGGCCGATCAGCGTCGTCGTCGCCTGCTTTCGCTGAACACGGAGCTGGTTGACCTGATTCATATTGGAGCTGATGATCTCGCCCAGCAGTTTGGTGTTGCCACCCATCTGTCGACCGACCAGAAACATCTCGCTGAACTTCTGGATGAGGTACGACCGGGATTCGATGGAGAACTCACCCCACGCCTGATCCGGGCTGAGCCGCATCCGGAGACGGCGGTAGAGTCGGTTGATGTTCGGTGACAGCGCACCGAAATCCTTCGTGCGGAGCGTTTCGAGGACCGCCGAGGTCGTCGCCTGTTTCGCGTTTTCAGCCGACCCAAGCGAGCGAATGAAGTTGGGAAACTGATCGTCGCGCTCGTGGATCGTCCGTTCTTCGTTTCGAAGGACGATTCCGGTCACCAAAAGCGGTGCTACCGGGAACCCGATGTAGGCTGGAAGTGGCACCTCATCGAGGAAGAAAAAGAGCCCGTCGACGCCCGGGCCGATGCCGAGGAAGCCGAACCCCATGAAGAACACCAACAGCATCGAGCCGACGCCACCGAACGCCAGCGACCCCCACAGTTTGCGGTTCTCGACGAACCGAGCCTCGGGGAAGTACCAGACCGGATCGTACGGTGCCATCGTCCGGATGACGAAGTAGAACCCCAACTGGACGAACATGAACATCACGATGACGCCAACGACTGTCAGCGTCGGATTAATCCCCGAGAGGATCGGCAGCACGACCGCGAAGACGAGCGCGAACGTCATCGAGAGGATCATCGACATGTAGAGATCCTTCATCACCTCGATGTTCGACAACGCGCCCTCGTACACCGTGCTGTACTGGTCCATCATGATGTCCTGCTCGTTGACGAGGAAATCCTTCATCTCTTGGCCGGCACCCAGAATGTAGCCCAGCCGTTCGAAGAAGTCCGCCAGCGCCTTGCTCGGGACCTCTTTGGCCCGTCGACGGCAGGCGTCGTCGAGACTCTGGTTCCAGGTGTCGACGAGATGGACGACGTGACCCAGCTCTTCGGCCAACACGCCGTATTCGTCTTCTTTGGCCAGCGTCCGGAACACTTCCATTCGGTCGATGTTGGTCATCGAGAGAACGGTCATGTGGGTCATCACCAGATGGAACTGGTTTTCGATCTTGATCCGGCGTTGGCTGATGTAGATTTTGGGATAGACGACTGCCGCAGCGACGATCAACAGCCCGAGAAGCGGCATCGGGAGCCTCACCAGAAGCGGGACCGTCAACAGGGCGGCACCGACGATAGTTAGTATAAAAAAGCCGAACGCTGGCAGGAGAATCGTCAGCAGATATCGCTTCCGCGACATCTCCAGTTGGTCGTAAGATGCCAGTAGCTCCGCGATAAACGACAGCAGCGTATCGAGCCTATCGCCTGACTGTTCGGTTTGTGTCGCCATTGGAGACACCTATTCGCCAGTAACCGGTGACGGACGCATCGAGAACGGTAGCCCTTCGACACCGTCACGCTGGAAGGAATCGATTGCCTCGTTGACCTCGTGGTAGCCCAACACACCCTCCTGAATCATGCGTTCGATAACGTCCGCACGGTAGTCGAGTTCGTCGTAGATGTCCCGGGTGTCGGCGTACCCCAGCAGCGTCGCGATCTGTTCTTCCAGTACGTAGGAGTTGTTCATCCCCTGGAAGATGATCTCATCTTCGACGGGGTCCCAGCTAAAGGCCTCACGCGTGACAACACCGTCCATCTCCGAGGAGTAGCCCTCGATCTCCTGAACACTGGTCACCCGTCGCAGCACGTCGTCGCCCTGTTTGACACGGTTCTGGAACAGTGCCACATCGGCAACGTCCATGAACGTCTCTGGAACGTTGATCGGTTCGCTGGTAAACCGCTGAATCATCGAGACGATGTCGCTCGCGTGGAACGTCAGCATGACGGGGTGGCCCGTCTGGGCGGCCTGGAACGCCATCCGTCCCTCGGCCCCACGAACCTCCCCGACGATAATGTAGTCAGGACGGGACCGCAGTGCCGCAGCCACGAGGTCGAACATGTCGACCTCACTCCCTTCCTCACCCTCTCGTGTCATGAGCTGCTGCCACGTATCGTGGGGCGGCAGCACCTCGGCGGTGTCCTCTGCGGTGTAGATCTTCGCGTCCCGTGGAATGAACGACAAGATTGCGTTGAGTGTCGTCGTCTTCCCGGATGCGGTCTCGCCGACAACGAAGACGGTCTGTTCGTTCTCCAGACAGAGCCAGAGGTAGGCCGACAGGCGTGGCGACAGCGTGTTCCAGTTGGTAATCTGGTTGATCGACAGCGGGACGCCCTCGCCCTGTCGGATCGTCATCGAGGGACCCTTGATCGAGACATCGTTGGAGTAGATGATGTTGACACGCGAACCGTCGGGCAGCGTCGAGTCGACAATCGGGTCGGAGTCCGAGACGGGATCTCCGATTCGCTCGCCCATGTTACGGAGCCAGCTGTCGTACTCTTCGAGCGTGCCGAAGTCGACGGTCGTCGGCATCATGCCGAACGTTCCGTGGTCGACGTGGCACTCGTGAGGGCCGATAACGTGAATATCCTCGTTCTGTGTGTCACGCATCACCGGTTCGAGCGGGCCGAAACCGACGATATCCCGGTTGAGCCGGTAGCGAATGGAGTCGTAGGTCTGCTGGTTGACCTCTATTTTCCCAAGGTTCCAAAACTGCTTGACTCGATCATAAAAATTGGTCTCGCCGTCGGAGATGTAGGTCGCGTCTTCCAGCAGCTCCTCGATGAGGTCGTCGTACTCGGACTCGTCGTCCGGCGAATCGCGGTGACCACTCATCGAAAGCAGCTTGCGTTTGACCTTCTCGAGGATCACCGCCTCCGAGTCCGACAGCGTCGGCTCGACGGTGTAGTATTTGAGCTTTTGACCAACGTCACCGTGAACGTGGCAGAAAATCGGGCCGCCGACTGGGTACAGCACGTTCGGCCGTTTGGACTCGTAGTCTTCGGGATCGTCGGCGAACACAGGGAACTCACCAGTAATCTGCTTGAACTTCATCAGGTGCTCGCGGAGGTGCGGCTTCCGCATTGCCATCTGCTTGAGTTCGTCAGACGGCTTGGGAGTTCCCATTTCAGTCATTGTGTAATTCTCCTATGCGACACTACGGCTCTCAATGACAATACCAGTTCCGGATCTTACGGAAAATCCGATTGTATCCCCGACCTGTTCGCCCATCCCGGCAAATCGCTTGACCTGAAGCTGTCGACGGATGTCGTTGCCGACCTCGATCATCTGGATCTCGATAAACACGTCAGCAATCGACCGGAAGGGGCCGATTGCTTCCTCGTCGACCGTCGAGGGGTCGACGGTGAGGACGATGATCTTGCCGTCGGAGATCATATCTCGGAAAAACGAGATGATCTCGAGGGCGGCCTGTCGCTCGTCGTTCTGGCGGACAAGGGATTCAAAAGTGGGATCGTTTCGGAGGATGGCATCGAAGGTGTCGATGATGACGACATCCGGCTCCCACATCACTTCGGCTTCCATCAGCCGTTTGAGAAGCTGTTTTCGTTCGGTGTCGGCGTCGCCGCGGAGCGCCCCAGCGCTGTCGAAGTCCGCATGGAGGAACAGTAGCTCCTCGCGAAGCAACGGCTTGGTGATGTTGTAGGAAAGCGAGTGCATCTGGTCGATGAACCCCGAGACGGTCAGCTCAGTCGAGAGGAACGTCACCGAGTGGTCCTCCTGGGTGAACCCGTAGCTGAACCGCTGGCTGATCGCACTTTTGCCGGCTCCGTAGTCACCCTCTAGGAGGACGATACTGCCACGCGGGATGCCGCCTCCCAGCTCTTTGTTCAGACGGTCGTGATCCTCCATTCCCAGCGACAGTAGGTTGCGTTGTGCTCTGCTCATTGTTATGTTCCTCTGAATTCAAACGTCTCTTCGTCTTCGTTCACCGTCAAAAACAGTCGGTTGCCTCCCGACTGAATATCGATCTCGGGATTATCATCTATCGTGATCTCGACGACCTCTCCTGGTCGCCAGATCTCATCCCCACTGTTAGCATCACTGATATCGACGTTCGCGTTCGGAATAAACCGACCGTTGAACACGATGTCGACTGCCGAGGCATCACTTATTGGCACGCCTTGTGAG
This sequence is a window from Halohasta litchfieldiae. Protein-coding genes within it:
- a CDS encoding type II/IV secretion system ATPase subunit, with protein sequence MTEMGTPKPSDELKQMAMRKPHLREHLMKFKQITGEFPVFADDPEDYESKRPNVLYPVGGPIFCHVHGDVGQKLKYYTVEPTLSDSEAVILEKVKRKLLSMSGHRDSPDDESEYDDLIEELLEDATYISDGETNFYDRVKQFWNLGKIEVNQQTYDSIRYRLNRDIVGFGPLEPVMRDTQNEDIHVIGPHECHVDHGTFGMMPTTVDFGTLEEYDSWLRNMGERIGDPVSDSDPIVDSTLPDGSRVNIIYSNDVSIKGPSMTIRQGEGVPLSINQITNWNTLSPRLSAYLWLCLENEQTVFVVGETASGKTTTLNAILSFIPRDAKIYTAEDTAEVLPPHDTWQQLMTREGEEGSEVDMFDLVAAALRSRPDYIIVGEVRGAEGRMAFQAAQTGHPVMLTFHASDIVSMIQRFTSEPINVPETFMDVADVALFQNRVKQGDDVLRRVTSVQEIEGYSSEMDGVVTREAFSWDPVEDEIIFQGMNNSYVLEEQIATLLGYADTRDIYDELDYRADVIERMIQEGVLGYHEVNEAIDSFQRDGVEGLPFSMRPSPVTGE
- a CDS encoding ATPase domain-containing protein, which codes for MSRAQRNLLSLGMEDHDRLNKELGGGIPRGSIVLLEGDYGAGKSAISQRFSYGFTQEDHSVTFLSTELTVSGFIDQMHSLSYNITKPLLREELLFLHADFDSAGALRGDADTERKQLLKRLMEAEVMWEPDVVIIDTFDAILRNDPTFESLVRQNDERQAALEIISFFRDMISDGKIIVLTVDPSTVDEEAIGPFRSIADVFIEIQMIEVGNDIRRQLQVKRFAGMGEQVGDTIGFSVRSGTGIVIESRSVA